The window GGCGCTTGAAATGATTCATACGTATTCATTAATTCATGATGATTTACCAGCGATGGATGATGATGAGTTAAGACGTGGAAAGCCAACTAATCATATTGTTTTTGGGGAAGCAACTGCTATTTTAGCTGGAGATAGTTTATTGACACATGCCTTTGAAGTGATGAGTCGTGACCAGGAATTAACGCCTCATCAACGCTTAACACTGATCGGGATGTTAGCACAGGCAGCGGGGCCAAGTGGAATGGTAGCAGGTCAGATGCTTGATATGGCCGCTGAAAATACAACAATTACACTTGAACAGTTAAAAGAAATTCATGCGAATAAAACAGGACGATTGCTTGAATTTTCAGTTGTTGCTGGGGCAATTATCGCAGAGGCTTCTGGAGAAGTCGTGGAGTTGCTTCGTCAGTTTTCTAAACATATCGGATTAGCATTTCAAATTAAAGATGACATTTTAGATGTTGAAGGGGATTGTGAATTAATTGGTAAGAAGGTAGGGAGTGACTTAGAAAACGGTAAAAGTACTTACGTTTCTCTCACTTCTTTAGAAATGGCCAAACAAATGCTAGAGGATGAAATTAAGCAAGCACTAGAGATTTTAGATCGCTTATCTAATGACACCTCGTTACTAGCAGCCATTGCCAATTACATTAAAGAGCGTCAAGCATAACATAGGGGGCGATTGTTAGATAATCGCCTTTTGTTATTTTTTTGAAAATGGATGCAAAGGGAATTAATAGGAAAATACGTCGAAATATGATATGATAAAGTTGTTATTATCAATGAAAAAGGTTAAATGTTTAACATAAGGTTGGAGTGATTAAAGATGTTTGACATCGAAAAAATTAAAGATCCTTCATTCATCAAAAAATTGTCAACTCCAGAAATGCAAGTATTATGTCAGGATATCAGAACATTTTTGATTAATTCATTATCAAAAACAGGAGGCCATGTCTCATCAAATCTTGGGGTAGTAGAGTTGACAGTGGCGATGCATAAAGTATTTGATTCGCCAAAAGATAAGTTTATTTGGGATGTTGGACATCAAGTGTATATTCACAAAATATTAACGGGAAGAGCAGATCAATTCTCAACGTTAAGACAATTTAAAGGACTATCTGGATTTCCTAAGCGTAAGGAATCTGCGCATGATTGTTGGGAAACAGGTCATGCCTCAACTTCAATTTCTGCAGCCGTTGGAATGGCATATGCCAGAGATTTAAGTCAGGAAGATTATCATGTGGTGGCGGTCATTGGTGATGGGTCCCTTACAGGTGGAATGGCTTATGAAGCATTAAATCATATCGGTCATACAAATAAACGTTTAATTGTCATTATTAATGACAATGAGATGGCTATTTCGCCAAATGTCGGTGCGATGCATAACATCTTAGGAAGTATTCGCACCAATGAGTCTTATTTAACGACGAAACGTTGCTTAAAAAAAATATTAAAAAATAAAAGTTTTTTAAATCGCATGATGTATCGTGCGAAAGGAAGCTTAAAACGCTTTGTCATTGGAGACATTCCTTTTGATGCCATGGGATTTAAATACTTTGGACCGGTTGATGGTCATAACTTAGATGATCTGATTAAAAATTTAAATTTTGCTAAAAAAGCAGATAAGCCAGTTATTGTGCATGTTAAAACAACTAAAGGAAAAGGGTTCTCATACGCTGAACAAGATAAACTTGGAACGTGGCATGGTGTTGGCAAGTTTAATAAAGAAACGGGAGAAGTTTTCACGTCACAAAAGGAAAATAAAGTGTCTTGGAGTAATTTAATTTGTAACGGATTAATTGAACTGACGAAACATGATTCAAAAGTGGCAGTCATTACGCCAGCAATGATTAATGGTTCAGCTTTAAACGAATATCAACGACTTTATCCAAATCGTTTAATCGATGTTGGAATTGCTGAGGAGCATGCAGTCACGATGGCAGGTGGTATGGCAACACAAGGAATGAAACCATTTGTGTCCATTTATTCGACGTTTTTTAAACGTGCCTTTGATCAAGTTCATCATGACGTTGCCAGACAAGAGTTAAATGTGGTGTTTGGAGTCGATCGTGCAGGTGTGGTTGGAGCAGATGGAGAAACCCATCAAGGAATTTATGACATTCCTATGTTACGTCCGATTCCTAATATGACACTCATGATGCCAAAAGACGCAAAAGAAGCGTATGATTTGCTGTATACAGCTTATCAAATCGATGGGCCGGTCGCTATTCGATATCCTCGCGGTGAGGTCACGGATATGGTTGCTTCTTATGATTCATTT of the Turicibacter sp. TJ11 genome contains:
- a CDS encoding polyprenyl synthetase family protein — its product is MLAQYIAKHKTPFEAYLLELIQNESIPDQLKESMIYSLSVGGKRLRPILLFAVLETLGLDPKKGYQTASALEMIHTYSLIHDDLPAMDDDELRRGKPTNHIVFGEATAILAGDSLLTHAFEVMSRDQELTPHQRLTLIGMLAQAAGPSGMVAGQMLDMAAENTTITLEQLKEIHANKTGRLLEFSVVAGAIIAEASGEVVELLRQFSKHIGLAFQIKDDILDVEGDCELIGKKVGSDLENGKSTYVSLTSLEMAKQMLEDEIKQALEILDRLSNDTSLLAAIANYIKERQA
- the dxs gene encoding 1-deoxy-D-xylulose-5-phosphate synthase → MFDIEKIKDPSFIKKLSTPEMQVLCQDIRTFLINSLSKTGGHVSSNLGVVELTVAMHKVFDSPKDKFIWDVGHQVYIHKILTGRADQFSTLRQFKGLSGFPKRKESAHDCWETGHASTSISAAVGMAYARDLSQEDYHVVAVIGDGSLTGGMAYEALNHIGHTNKRLIVIINDNEMAISPNVGAMHNILGSIRTNESYLTTKRCLKKILKNKSFLNRMMYRAKGSLKRFVIGDIPFDAMGFKYFGPVDGHNLDDLIKNLNFAKKADKPVIVHVKTTKGKGFSYAEQDKLGTWHGVGKFNKETGEVFTSQKENKVSWSNLICNGLIELTKHDSKVAVITPAMINGSALNEYQRLYPNRLIDVGIAEEHAVTMAGGMATQGMKPFVSIYSTFFKRAFDQVHHDVARQELNVVFGVDRAGVVGADGETHQGIYDIPMLRPIPNMTLMMPKDAKEAYDLLYTAYQIDGPVAIRYPRGEVTDMVASYDSFELIPVGSWQTLKTGTMAYIISMGPILEDLVNLAQQLSQDERLDVGVINARFIKPLDDKLLDELATYNVPLIVYEESAVIGGLGTAILEYYNETNQVVEVKRMGIPDLYVQHGSVPEVLEELHLSLQDIKAEIKEVIKK